One genomic segment of Rhipicephalus sanguineus isolate Rsan-2018 unplaced genomic scaffold, BIME_Rsan_1.4 Seq795, whole genome shotgun sequence includes these proteins:
- the LOC119378348 gene encoding protein starmaker-like, whose amino-acid sequence MFSPIIARRIPAAPDFGPLHGDITFAELWALLDMAAYVVYDLVLLHYLVETLEALARSYGDATLKVDNESADGACADEVGVEARASLCGGPAPPDDMRRAGNASSTNDGAEPRYGDANTVLDDALSGDTAGDCDNLETEVKKSRDDDAAAVKKRKKKKKGHGERRGDVEAAENVSDEKYADVDEVGESQPGDAKVEESGEYQAAVVKRDKTNKQTKQQQNEHRDKRPGGTNASGEVTEPRKRTVAVENEDDKEDANAREAKRESDDSDNDRNTDNDNYKDTDTKDTDSGDKASDAEDKTDGQNELKRRRSPAFNDYHLEEWPPPRRDWSRRLQRKDTAQRATQRNTYDNGTSTKQQRQRQEVSRDDPEPVSSAGVCYTGLSRS is encoded by the exons ATGTTCTCCCCGATCATCGCCCGCCGGATCCCAGCAGCTCCTGATttcggccccctgcacggcgatatcACCTTCGCGGAGCTATGGGCGCTCCTGGACATGGCCGCCTACGTGGTCTATGACCTGGTCCTTCTACATTATCTGGTCGAGACCCTC GAGGCTCTGGCGCGCTCGTATGGCGATGCGACACTTAAGGTCGACAACGAAAGCGCCGACGGCgcgtgcgctgacgaggtcggcgtcgaAGCTCGTGCGAGCTTGTGCGGCGGGCCGGCACCGCCGGACGACATGCGCCGCGCCGGCAACGCATCGTCCACCAACGACGGTGCAGAGCCCCGGTACGGTGATGCGAACACAGTGTTGGACGACGCGCTTTCTGGGGACACGGCCGGTGACTGCGACAACCTTGAAACAGAGGTCAAAAAGTCCCGGGATGACGATGCGGCAGccgtgaagaaaaggaagaagaaaaagaaaggccacgGCGAACGGCGCGGTGATGTGGAGGCTGCGGAGAACGTAAGCGACGAGAAATACGCGGACGTTGACGAG GTCGGCGAGTCCCAGCCTGGTGACGCAAAGGTCGAAGAGTCAGGGGAATATCAGGCTGCGGTCGTGAAAAGAGACAAGACGAAtaagcagacgaaacagcagcagaACGAACACAGGGACAAACGGCCAGGTGGGACAAACGCGTCGGGCGAGGTGACGGAGCCGAGGAAGCGAACGGTCGCCGTGGAGAACGAAGACGATAAGGAGGACGCCAACGCTCGCGAGGCAAAACGTGAAAGTGACGACTCCGACAACGACAGGAACACTGACAACGACAATTACAAAGACACCGACACGAAGGACACAGATAGCGGCGACAAAGCGTCGGACGCCGAGGACAAGACGGACGGGCAGAACGAGCTCAAGAGACGGAGGTCGCCAGCATTTAACGACTACCACCTGGAGGAGTGGCCACCACCTCGACGTGACTGGTCCCGGCGGCTACAACGGAAAGACACGGCACAGCGAGCGACACAGCGAAACACCTACGACAACGGCACCAGCACCAAGCAACAACGTCAGCGCCAGGAGGTCTCCCGTGACGACCCTGAGCCTGTTAGCTCAGCGGGTGTGTGCTACACCGGGCTCTCGCGGTCCTGA